Proteins co-encoded in one Syntrophorhabdaceae bacterium genomic window:
- a CDS encoding cation transporter, which produces MFKTTFRISKMDCPSEEQMIRVKLEGMAGIQGLKFDIPGRRLEVYHGNNYESILAALEGLQLDTELVSSEVVEPTDTEEDHHRQRRILWQVLAINLFFFVLEIFTGLIAGSMGLVADSLDMLADSIVYGLSLFAVGGTAARKKNVAGAAGYFQLMLAVLGFVEVVRRFLGYGEAPDFHVMIAVSALALAGNTMCLYLLQKSKSQEVHMQASMIFTSMDVVVNLGVIVAGVFVYLTGSKIPDLTAGTIVFILVGRGAYRILQLSK; this is translated from the coding sequence ATGTTCAAAACGACCTTTAGAATATCGAAAATGGACTGCCCTTCGGAAGAACAGATGATACGGGTAAAACTGGAAGGGATGGCCGGTATTCAAGGCCTGAAGTTTGACATACCGGGACGCCGGTTGGAGGTGTATCACGGGAACAATTATGAGAGTATCCTGGCGGCCCTCGAAGGTCTTCAGCTTGATACGGAGCTTGTTTCTTCCGAAGTGGTAGAACCCACAGATACGGAGGAGGATCACCACCGGCAGAGACGTATCTTGTGGCAGGTCCTCGCCATCAACCTCTTCTTTTTTGTGCTGGAAATCTTCACAGGCTTGATAGCCGGCTCGATGGGACTTGTCGCTGACAGTCTGGATATGCTTGCGGACAGCATCGTCTATGGACTTTCGTTGTTCGCGGTAGGTGGAACCGCCGCACGGAAGAAGAACGTCGCCGGAGCCGCAGGTTATTTCCAGCTGATGCTGGCTGTATTAGGTTTCGTGGAGGTTGTCCGTCGTTTTCTGGGATATGGAGAGGCTCCGGACTTTCATGTGATGATCGCTGTATCTGCGCTTGCCCTTGCAGGAAATACAATGTGTTTGTATCTGCTTCAAAAGTCGAAAAGTCAGGAAGTGCATATGCAGGCGAGCATGATCTTTACATCTATGGACGTCGTTGTAAACCTCGGTGTTATCGTTGCCGGCGTATTCGTGTACCTCACAGGATCGAAGATACCAGACCTGACCGCAGGGACAATCGTTTTCATACTTGTCGGCAGGGGCGCCTACAGGATCCTCCAGCTATCGAAATGA
- a CDS encoding ketoacyl-ACP synthase III, whose translation MYINAASHYLPVTIVPNEYYAKLTGLSDEWIYKRSGIRSRTRATADENTNTMSVEATKAAINRLPYSVKDIDLIIGATYTPYDTVGTLAHAVQRFFGIPAARVISVSSACSSFLSAMEIVEGYFATNKARKALVIASEHNSAYSDDMDEQSGHLWGDGAAAVFISKDKASEEDIKILDLNTTGLGHIGKGIEGVYLRPNEGGLKMPFGKDVFTNACKYMVLEVTDILKKNRLTPEEIVHLIPHQANSRIIAQLVKALGLHNGELIMNMEETGNTGCASTMIALSQSWKRFRKSELIVVTVFGGGYSSGAMLLRK comes from the coding sequence ATGTATATCAACGCCGCCTCGCACTATTTACCCGTAACAATCGTACCGAATGAATACTATGCAAAGCTGACAGGATTGTCGGACGAGTGGATCTATAAGCGATCAGGAATCCGGTCGCGGACAAGGGCAACTGCTGACGAAAATACGAACACCATGTCCGTAGAAGCAACAAAAGCCGCGATAAACCGGCTTCCCTATTCGGTGAAGGATATCGATCTGATCATCGGGGCCACATACACCCCGTACGATACCGTGGGGACGCTGGCCCATGCAGTACAGCGCTTCTTTGGTATCCCTGCAGCACGCGTCATTTCCGTTTCTTCTGCGTGCTCCTCGTTCTTGAGCGCGATGGAAATCGTTGAAGGCTATTTCGCCACAAATAAAGCACGCAAGGCGCTTGTCATTGCTTCGGAACATAACAGCGCCTACAGCGACGATATGGATGAACAATCGGGCCACCTGTGGGGTGACGGCGCCGCGGCTGTATTCATATCAAAGGACAAGGCTTCCGAAGAGGATATAAAGATCCTTGATCTGAATACAACGGGGCTCGGTCATATAGGAAAGGGTATCGAGGGAGTATATTTGAGGCCCAACGAGGGCGGGCTCAAAATGCCCTTTGGCAAAGACGTCTTCACCAATGCCTGCAAGTACATGGTGTTAGAGGTAACGGACATACTGAAAAAAAATCGTCTGACGCCGGAAGAGATCGTTCACCTTATCCCCCATCAGGCCAATTCAAGGATCATCGCCCAACTCGTGAAAGCCCTTGGATTGCATAACGGCGAGTTGATCATGAATATGGAAGAAACCGGCAACACGGGATGCGCAAGTACCATGATCGCCCTTTCACAGAGCTGGAAAAGATTCCGGAAAAGCGAACTGATCGTCGTCACTGTTTTCGGCGGCGGATACTCAAGCGGCGCTATGCTGTTGAGAAAGTAA